A region of Thermococcus argininiproducens DNA encodes the following proteins:
- a CDS encoding ASCH domain-containing protein — MEWEMGLQEEYLRLIKEGKKKIEGRLYDEKRRQVKPGDTIIFEGKLRVKVKALRVYPSFREMLSEEGVENVLPGVKTIEEGVQIYRQFYTEEEEKKYGVVAIEIESIKE; from the coding sequence ATGGAATGGGAAATGGGTCTGCAGGAAGAGTACCTAAGGTTAATCAAAGAAGGAAAAAAGAAAATTGAAGGCAGGCTTTATGATGAAAAACGGAGGCAAGTAAAGCCTGGGGACACGATAATATTTGAAGGGAAACTAAGGGTTAAAGTAAAAGCTCTTCGAGTATACCCTTCTTTTAGAGAAATGCTTAGTGAAGAAGGAGTTGAAAATGTTTTACCGGGGGTTAAAACTATTGAAGAAGGAGTCCAAATTTATAGGCAGTTTTACACTGAAGAAGAGGAGAAAAAATACGGGGTTGTTGCAATTGAAATAGAATCAATAAAAGAATGA
- a CDS encoding carboxypeptidase M32, producing MNILKHYRKIWAIEHAQSLLGWDMEVNMPKMGITERSVAKGELSVLAQSLTLDPKFLDLVEKASALETLNDYEKGVIRVLQREIKIAKAFPPEFVRELSEVRSKATMAWSEAKEKDNFRKFEPWLDRIIELSKKAAEYLGYDEYPYDALLDLYEEGLRTKDLEPIFEKLEKDLKPILEQILEAGKISNEHPLEREKYEIQAMEEVNLRILELLGYPLGVKGRLDVSPHPFTSGFGINDVRVTTRYEGFDFRRTLLAVVHEFGHALYELQVDERFMFSPIARGVSLGIHESQSRFWENIIGRSKEFAELIYPLLKEKLPFIRNYTTEDLYAYLNMVRPDYIRVEADEVTYNMHILLRYKLEKLMINEEVKARELPELWNDELERLLGIRPKNYKEGILQDIHWAHATVGYFPTYSLGTLLAAQIKNYILKDMPDFYEKITTGEFAPIREWLKQKVHRYGSVYSPKELLEKSFGEGINPEYFIKYIKEKYLD from the coding sequence AATATTTTAAAGCATTATAGAAAGATATGGGCAATAGAACATGCTCAAAGTCTTCTTGGATGGGACATGGAAGTCAACATGCCCAAGATGGGAATCACAGAGAGAAGCGTTGCCAAAGGAGAACTTTCTGTCTTGGCTCAAAGTTTAACATTAGACCCAAAGTTTCTTGATCTAGTTGAGAAAGCTTCCGCTTTAGAAACATTGAACGATTACGAAAAAGGAGTTATTAGAGTTCTCCAAAGAGAAATAAAAATCGCCAAGGCTTTTCCCCCCGAATTCGTTAGAGAGCTCAGCGAAGTAAGGAGCAAGGCTACAATGGCTTGGAGCGAAGCTAAAGAAAAAGACAACTTTAGAAAGTTTGAACCTTGGCTCGACAGGATAATCGAACTCTCAAAAAAAGCTGCAGAGTATTTAGGCTACGACGAATATCCATATGATGCGTTATTGGACCTCTATGAAGAAGGACTCAGAACAAAGGACCTCGAGCCTATTTTTGAAAAGCTTGAAAAAGACCTAAAGCCAATATTAGAGCAGATTCTCGAAGCGGGAAAAATTTCAAACGAACACCCTCTAGAAAGGGAAAAATATGAAATCCAAGCCATGGAAGAAGTCAACTTAAGAATTCTCGAATTATTAGGATATCCTCTCGGAGTAAAAGGAAGGCTCGATGTTTCTCCCCACCCCTTCACATCCGGATTTGGAATTAATGATGTTAGAGTTACTACAAGGTATGAGGGCTTCGACTTCAGGAGGACTCTCCTTGCAGTGGTTCATGAATTTGGACATGCATTATACGAACTGCAGGTAGATGAAAGGTTCATGTTCTCACCAATAGCTAGAGGAGTTTCCCTTGGGATCCACGAAAGTCAAAGCAGATTTTGGGAAAATATAATTGGAAGAAGTAAAGAATTTGCAGAACTCATCTATCCACTATTAAAAGAAAAGCTACCCTTTATAAGAAACTATACTACCGAGGATCTATATGCTTACCTCAATATGGTAAGACCAGATTATATCAGGGTAGAAGCTGATGAAGTAACTTATAACATGCACATTCTCCTTAGGTACAAGCTTGAGAAGCTCATGATAAATGAAGAAGTAAAAGCAAGAGAACTACCAGAGCTATGGAACGATGAGCTTGAAAGACTCCTCGGCATACGACCCAAGAACTATAAAGAAGGGATCCTCCAAGATATACACTGGGCCCATGCTACTGTTGGATATTTCCCCACATATAGCCTTGGAACATTATTAGCAGCACAAATTAAGAACTACATCCTTAAGGACATGCCTGACTTCTATGAGAAAATAACAACAGGAGAATTTGCCCCAATAAGAGAGTGGCTAAAGCAAAAAGTCCACAGATACGGAAGCGTATATTCACCAAAAGAACTGCTAGAGAAGAGCTTTGGAGAAGGAATAAACCCAGAGTACTTCATCAAATATATAAAAGAGAAATATTTGGACTGA